In one window of Leguminivora glycinivorella isolate SPB_JAAS2020 chromosome 10, LegGlyc_1.1, whole genome shotgun sequence DNA:
- the LOC125230041 gene encoding uncharacterized protein LOC125230041 has translation MKPKCIHLLLVVLVSFGAVVAQNEDELPNPLENDNQFPPENHVEGDDVVEGSGDGTVYTTTDSSPVLEAIQPTNALVEEASSTPGNDIPCPERCSCMTEADAFTVDCAGFDLTEFPSPIDEKTTVLKLRNNKLTEIPKSISSLKNLKVLDADNNSIMELKSGSISELPNLTVLKLANNRLIEYPSDLRNSLLQNKLEELDLGGNDMRTVLDADTFSNFESLRKLTLATSTVELKEDICNKLKNSLVTICTSSCGTDMYECDTYKPIKDEDELLLEAEAKLPGTLIDPEIPQETNDTDTESVTEETPAEVSSNDKANSEIASSVNNFSLRVAAENIPSEGETVSSDKPVSDTHQDATAADANVKIGANTSDTKTGGVDKSIIGIIVAAMVVVVAGVTIKKNWSSIKKRFSSSPRPANERVATGNGTAPEEVPLQDNKSPV, from the exons ATGAAACCGAAATGTATTCACCTTTTGCTCGTTGTTCTTGTTTC GTTCGGCGCTGTAGTTGCTCAAAATGAGGATGAATTACCAAATCCTTTAGAGAATGACAACCAGTTCCCACCAGAGAATCATGTTGAGGGAGACGACGTGGTGGAGGGCAGCGGCGATGGCACCGTTTACACTACCACCGACAGTAGTCCCGTCCTTGAAGCAATACAACCTACTAATGCATTAGTCGAGGAAGCAAGCAGCACCCCGGGGAATGACATACCTTGCCCAGAACGCTGCTCGTGCATGACAGAAGCAGACGCCTTCACAGTGGATTGTGCTGGATTTGACCTAACTGAATTCCCTTCTCCTATCGACGAAAAGACTACCGTGTTAAAACTACGCAATAATAAATTAACTGAAATCCCTAAAAGTATATCCTCGTTGAAGAATTTAAAAGTACTTGATGCAGATAACAACTCAATCATGGAACTTAAATCTGGA TCAATAAGCGAGCTCCCCAATTTAACGGTTCTGAAATTAGCAAACAATCGTTTGATAGAATACCCAAGTGACCTCAGGAACAGTTTGCTGCAAAACAAGTTAGAGGAGCTGGATTTGGGTGGCAACGACATGAGAACG GTGCTTGACGCTGACACCTTTTCTAACTTCGAATCTCTTCGTAAATTGACCCTGGCCACCAGTACTGTAGAACTGAAGGAAGATATTTGCAATAAGCTAAAAAACTCCTTAGTAACCATATGCACCAGTTCGTGCGGAACGGACATGTATGAGTGTGACACATATAAACCTATAAAAGACGAGGACGAATTGCTATTGGAAGCGGAAGCTAAGTTACCTGGAACTCTAATAGATCCCGAAATACCCCAGGAAACCAACGACACTGATACCGAGTCTGTTACTGAGGAAACTCCAGCGGAAGTGTCATCCAATGATAAAGCAAATAGCGAAATCGCATCGTCTGTTAATAACTTTTCCTTGCGCGTAGCTGCTGAGAACATACCATCAGAGGGCGAGACTGTGTCCTCCGACAAACCTGTAAGTGATACTCATCAAGATGCTACTGCAGCTGACGCCAATGTAAAGATTGGAGCGAATACATCTGACACGAAAACCGGAGGAGTGGACAAAAGCATCATTGGCATTATTGTAGCTGCCATGGTTGTTGTGGTAGCAGGAGTAACTATAAAGAAGAACTGGAGTTCAATCAAGAAACGGTTTAGCTCGTCTCCGAGGCCAGCGAACGAGAGAGTGGCAACTGGAAATGGAACGGCGCCCGAGGAAGTTCCGCTGCAGGATAACAAGTCACCCGTCTGA
- the LOC125230039 gene encoding serine/threonine-protein kinase unc-51 isoform X1 — protein MSVVKGKLVKMEVIQVGEYEFTKQDIIGHGAFAMVYKGRKRKNPSQSVAVKVVTKKGIQKASEILVKEIKILRELTALHHTNLVAMHDCMDSPAYVYVVMEYCNGGDLADYLQANRLLSEGTIRLFLRQLAEAMRAIHAKGIVHRDLKPQNILLTHNVAPPRTPHPSEITLKIADFGFARFLEEGNMAVTLCGSPMYMAPEVIMSLKYDAKADLWSLGTIVYQCLTGKAPFQATTPHELKAFYENSIDLQPKMPAGTSPELCNLLIGLLRRSPRERMPFEAFFNHPFHQRPRTTSYTTAAGGAPAPSSGASARTPPAPRAPQPPPQLHTLTANAKKPTSSAESSDTTWAGEDDFVLVEADSGSGECSASSGSEAAPRPRTLTLPAPPPPSQDPPQPSKNPTPSAASIQRSQPITMLRSNHSRNPTNPIGSLSPPTFPMGTPLSTRRRSASGSSPPPSLWQVSPTNNSPLRRSGSSPPVPLALKGSGEASPKRAATLPDALLRGLKMHNMHEPPVYIPNLQEETILAEEHSKVFSQLNFVLMLGELLADLAVSCGAPLAALMDTSDERCNESVRLGLLVQAMQALAAGLRLAAAHYRERTLQPTPQVRNVVSLMNGKYKWIVNESRRLHEAGVTPAVCDKILYEHAIELCQMAAIEELFGDMKECERRYMSAQVLLHSLVQRHPLHPHHRTTLSKYRDAVQRRLNCLKGPRKLMDVKLEAGIS, from the exons aaCCCATCGCAATCAGTGGCCGTGAAGGTGGTAACGAAGAAAGGTATTCAGAAGGCATCAGAGATTCTCGTGAAGGAGATCAAAATCCTACGAGAGCTCACAGCACTGCATCACACAAACCTCGTGGCCATGCACGACTGCATGGACAGCCCCGCTTATGTGTATGTCGTCATGGAG TATTGCAATGGCGGCGACCTGGCAGATTACCTGCAGGCCAACCGGCTGCTGAGCGAGGGCACCATCCGGCTGTTCCTGCGGCAGCTGGCCGAGGCCATGCGCGCCATCCACGCCAAGGGCATCGTGCACCGCGATCTCAAACCTCAGAACATACTCCTCACACACAACGTTGCGCCGCCCCGCACGCCTCATCCCTCCGAAATTACTCTTAAGATTG CCGACTTCGGGTTCGCGAGATTCTTAGAAGAAGGCAACATGGCGGTCACGCTCTGCGGGTCACCGATGTACATG GCTCCAGAAGTGATAATGTCACTGAAATACGACGCTAAAGCGGACCTGTGGAGCCTGGGCACCATCGTGTACCAGTGCCTCACGGGCAAGGCGCCCTTCCAGGCCACTACGCCGCACGAACTCAAGGCCTTCTACGAGAACAGCATCGACCTGCAACCCAA AATGCCCGCGGGAACTAGTCCAGAGCTGTGCAACCTGCTGATTGGGCTGCTGCGCCGGAGCCCGCGCGAGCGCATGCCGTTCGAAGCCTTCTTCAACCACCCCTTCCACCAACGACCGAGAACCACCTCCTATACGA CAGCGGCGGGAGGGGCGCCCGCGCCGAGCTCGGGCGCGTCGGCGCGcacgccgcccgcgccgcgcgcgccgcAGCCGCCGCCGCAGCTGCACACGCTCACAGCCAATGCCAAGAAGCCGACGTCCTCCG CCGAGTCGTCGGACACGACCTGGGCGGGCGAGGACGACTTCGTGCTGGTGGAGGCGGACAGCGGGTCGGGCGAGTGCTCCGCGTCGTCCGGCTCCGAGGcggcgccgcgcccgcgcacgCTCACGctgcccgcgccgccgccgccgtcgcAGGACCCGCCGCAGCCCTCTAAG AACCCGACGCCGTCCGCCGCGAGCATCCAACGCTCGCAGCCCATCACAATGCTGCGCTCCAACCATTCGCGGAACCCGACCAACCCCATCGGCTCTCTCTCGCCGCCCACT TTCCCGATGGGCACGCCGCTGTCGACGCGGCGGCGCAGTGCGTCGGGCAGCTCGCCGCCGCCGTCGCTGTGGCAGGTGTCGCCCACCAACAACAGCCCGCTGCGCAGATCCG GATCGTCTCCGCCAGTGCCGCTAGCTCTGAAGGGGTCGGGCGAGGCGTCTCCGAAGCGCGCGGCCACGCTGCCCGACGCGCTGCTGCGCGGGCTCAAGATGCACAACATGCACGAGCCGCCCGTCTACATCCCCAACCTGCAGGAGGAGACCATCCTGGCC GAGGAGCACAGCAAGGTGTTCTCGCAGCTGAACTTCGTGCTGATGCTGGGCGAGCTCCTCGCCGACCTCGCCGTCTCCTGcggcgcgccgctcgccgcgcTCATGGACACCTCCGACG AGCGGTGCAACGAGAGCGTGCGGCTCGGGCTGCTGGTGCAGGCCATGCAGGCGCTGGCGGCGGGGCTGCGCCTGGCCGCCGCGCACTACCGCGAGCGCACGCTGCAGCCCACGCCGCAAGTGCGCAACG TGGTGTCCCTGATGAACGGAAAGTACAAATGGATCGTGAACGAGTCGCGGCGACTCCACGAGGCGGGCGTCACGCCCGCGGTCTGTGATAAGATACTCTACGAGCACGCCATCGAGCTG TGTCAGATGGCGGCCATCGAGGAGCTGTTCGGCGACATGAAGGAGTGCGAGCGGCGCTACATGTCGGCGCAGGTGCTGCTGCACTCGCTCGTGCAGCGCCACCCGCTGCATCCGCACCACCGCACCACGCTCTCCAAGT ACCGAGACGCGGTGCAGAGGCGGCTGAACTGCCTGAAGGGGCCGCGCAAGCTCATGGACGTGAAGCTGGAGGCTGGGATCTCATAA
- the LOC125230039 gene encoding serine/threonine-protein kinase unc-51 isoform X2 yields the protein MSVVKGKLVKMEVIQVGEYEFTKQDIIGHGAFAMVYKGRKRKNPSQSVAVKVVTKKGIQKASEILVKEIKILRELTALHHTNLVAMHDCMDSPAYVYVVMEYCNGGDLADYLQANRLLSEGTIRLFLRQLAEAMRAIHAKGIVHRDLKPQNILLTHNVAPPRTPHPSEITLKIADFGFARFLEEGNMAVTLCGSPMYMAPEVIMSLKYDAKADLWSLGTIVYQCLTGKAPFQATTPHELKAFYENSIDLQPKMPAGTSPELCNLLIGLLRRSPRERMPFEAFFNHPFHQRPRTTSYTTAGGAPAPSSGASARTPPAPRAPQPPPQLHTLTANAKKPTSSAESSDTTWAGEDDFVLVEADSGSGECSASSGSEAAPRPRTLTLPAPPPPSQDPPQPSKNPTPSAASIQRSQPITMLRSNHSRNPTNPIGSLSPPTFPMGTPLSTRRRSASGSSPPPSLWQVSPTNNSPLRRSGSSPPVPLALKGSGEASPKRAATLPDALLRGLKMHNMHEPPVYIPNLQEETILAEEHSKVFSQLNFVLMLGELLADLAVSCGAPLAALMDTSDERCNESVRLGLLVQAMQALAAGLRLAAAHYRERTLQPTPQVRNVVSLMNGKYKWIVNESRRLHEAGVTPAVCDKILYEHAIELCQMAAIEELFGDMKECERRYMSAQVLLHSLVQRHPLHPHHRTTLSKYRDAVQRRLNCLKGPRKLMDVKLEAGIS from the exons aaCCCATCGCAATCAGTGGCCGTGAAGGTGGTAACGAAGAAAGGTATTCAGAAGGCATCAGAGATTCTCGTGAAGGAGATCAAAATCCTACGAGAGCTCACAGCACTGCATCACACAAACCTCGTGGCCATGCACGACTGCATGGACAGCCCCGCTTATGTGTATGTCGTCATGGAG TATTGCAATGGCGGCGACCTGGCAGATTACCTGCAGGCCAACCGGCTGCTGAGCGAGGGCACCATCCGGCTGTTCCTGCGGCAGCTGGCCGAGGCCATGCGCGCCATCCACGCCAAGGGCATCGTGCACCGCGATCTCAAACCTCAGAACATACTCCTCACACACAACGTTGCGCCGCCCCGCACGCCTCATCCCTCCGAAATTACTCTTAAGATTG CCGACTTCGGGTTCGCGAGATTCTTAGAAGAAGGCAACATGGCGGTCACGCTCTGCGGGTCACCGATGTACATG GCTCCAGAAGTGATAATGTCACTGAAATACGACGCTAAAGCGGACCTGTGGAGCCTGGGCACCATCGTGTACCAGTGCCTCACGGGCAAGGCGCCCTTCCAGGCCACTACGCCGCACGAACTCAAGGCCTTCTACGAGAACAGCATCGACCTGCAACCCAA AATGCCCGCGGGAACTAGTCCAGAGCTGTGCAACCTGCTGATTGGGCTGCTGCGCCGGAGCCCGCGCGAGCGCATGCCGTTCGAAGCCTTCTTCAACCACCCCTTCCACCAACGACCGAGAACCACCTCCTATACGA CGGCGGGAGGGGCGCCCGCGCCGAGCTCGGGCGCGTCGGCGCGcacgccgcccgcgccgcgcgcgccgcAGCCGCCGCCGCAGCTGCACACGCTCACAGCCAATGCCAAGAAGCCGACGTCCTCCG CCGAGTCGTCGGACACGACCTGGGCGGGCGAGGACGACTTCGTGCTGGTGGAGGCGGACAGCGGGTCGGGCGAGTGCTCCGCGTCGTCCGGCTCCGAGGcggcgccgcgcccgcgcacgCTCACGctgcccgcgccgccgccgccgtcgcAGGACCCGCCGCAGCCCTCTAAG AACCCGACGCCGTCCGCCGCGAGCATCCAACGCTCGCAGCCCATCACAATGCTGCGCTCCAACCATTCGCGGAACCCGACCAACCCCATCGGCTCTCTCTCGCCGCCCACT TTCCCGATGGGCACGCCGCTGTCGACGCGGCGGCGCAGTGCGTCGGGCAGCTCGCCGCCGCCGTCGCTGTGGCAGGTGTCGCCCACCAACAACAGCCCGCTGCGCAGATCCG GATCGTCTCCGCCAGTGCCGCTAGCTCTGAAGGGGTCGGGCGAGGCGTCTCCGAAGCGCGCGGCCACGCTGCCCGACGCGCTGCTGCGCGGGCTCAAGATGCACAACATGCACGAGCCGCCCGTCTACATCCCCAACCTGCAGGAGGAGACCATCCTGGCC GAGGAGCACAGCAAGGTGTTCTCGCAGCTGAACTTCGTGCTGATGCTGGGCGAGCTCCTCGCCGACCTCGCCGTCTCCTGcggcgcgccgctcgccgcgcTCATGGACACCTCCGACG AGCGGTGCAACGAGAGCGTGCGGCTCGGGCTGCTGGTGCAGGCCATGCAGGCGCTGGCGGCGGGGCTGCGCCTGGCCGCCGCGCACTACCGCGAGCGCACGCTGCAGCCCACGCCGCAAGTGCGCAACG TGGTGTCCCTGATGAACGGAAAGTACAAATGGATCGTGAACGAGTCGCGGCGACTCCACGAGGCGGGCGTCACGCCCGCGGTCTGTGATAAGATACTCTACGAGCACGCCATCGAGCTG TGTCAGATGGCGGCCATCGAGGAGCTGTTCGGCGACATGAAGGAGTGCGAGCGGCGCTACATGTCGGCGCAGGTGCTGCTGCACTCGCTCGTGCAGCGCCACCCGCTGCATCCGCACCACCGCACCACGCTCTCCAAGT ACCGAGACGCGGTGCAGAGGCGGCTGAACTGCCTGAAGGGGCCGCGCAAGCTCATGGACGTGAAGCTGGAGGCTGGGATCTCATAA